A genomic window from Polaribacter gangjinensis includes:
- a CDS encoding sulfatase family protein, with amino-acid sequence MNKLNIKNSFLVLLILTFSTIIGQEKNKQPNFLFILVDDQPFDALESSGRYPFLKTPNLQRLEDEGVKFTNYFVTQSICSPSRASFLTGTYPHIHGVNQNNPHVDPDWKTYKPYNEHLQNAGYQTAHVGKIHMAHYKGKKHIRPGFDYWYSFIGQGEYFDPKVNDNGKEYQEKGYMTDILTDKAISWLKEKRDPNKPFSLNLWHKAVHEDHLPAPRHNNMYAKDDLPLPPYNTHLENFKGKPEWQRIKTWDSDWKNYIPADSIAPKPWPIKGDKFKKLLETLASVDESLGRVLAALEELGELDNTVIIFSSDNGYFMGEHGYWDKRIAYENSIRIPMLIRYPKSIQKKTVIEKTALNIDLAPTILEWAGVKKPTYMQGESLMPLFDKKQKNSKWRDAFMFEYYVDDAYPYAGPNMLALRTEKYKLVDAFLENDIDELYDLEKDPGEMVNLINNPAYQKVVTQLRKELEKQKIKYKYNTDRDWWLRTQVPKKK; translated from the coding sequence ATGAATAAATTAAACATAAAAAATTCGTTTCTTGTTTTATTGATATTGACCTTTTCTACAATTATTGGTCAAGAAAAAAATAAGCAACCCAATTTCTTATTTATTTTAGTAGATGATCAACCTTTTGACGCATTGGAATCAAGTGGAAGATATCCCTTTTTGAAAACTCCAAACTTGCAAAGATTGGAAGATGAAGGGGTAAAATTCACCAATTATTTTGTAACACAATCCATCTGTTCACCATCAAGAGCAAGTTTTTTAACAGGAACGTATCCTCATATTCATGGTGTAAATCAAAACAATCCACATGTTGATCCAGATTGGAAAACATACAAACCTTACAACGAACATCTACAAAATGCTGGATATCAAACAGCTCATGTTGGAAAAATTCACATGGCTCATTATAAAGGAAAAAAACACATCAGACCTGGTTTTGATTATTGGTATAGTTTTATTGGTCAAGGTGAATATTTTGATCCAAAAGTAAATGACAATGGAAAAGAATATCAAGAAAAAGGCTATATGACTGATATTTTGACTGACAAAGCCATAAGTTGGTTAAAAGAGAAAAGAGATCCAAACAAACCTTTCAGTTTAAATTTATGGCACAAAGCGGTTCATGAAGACCACTTACCTGCTCCAAGACACAATAATATGTATGCAAAAGATGATTTGCCTTTACCTCCTTACAATACTCATTTAGAGAATTTTAAAGGAAAACCTGAATGGCAACGCATCAAAACATGGGATTCTGACTGGAAAAACTACATTCCTGCTGATTCTATAGCACCAAAACCTTGGCCTATAAAAGGTGATAAATTCAAAAAATTATTAGAAACCTTAGCTTCCGTTGATGAATCTTTAGGACGTGTTTTAGCAGCTCTTGAAGAATTGGGTGAACTAGACAATACTGTAATAATTTTTAGCAGTGACAATGGTTATTTTATGGGCGAACATGGTTATTGGGACAAAAGAATTGCCTATGAAAATTCAATCCGAATTCCAATGTTGATTCGTTATCCAAAATCAATTCAGAAAAAAACTGTGATTGAAAAAACAGCTTTAAATATCGATTTAGCTCCCACAATTTTAGAATGGGCTGGAGTTAAAAAACCAACATATATGCAAGGAGAATCGTTAATGCCACTGTTTGATAAAAAACAAAAAAACTCCAAATGGAGAGATGCATTTATGTTTGAATATTATGTGGATGATGCGTATCCATATGCAGGACCAAATATGTTAGCATTAAGAACAGAAAAATACAAATTGGTAGATGCTTTTTTAGAAAATGATATTGACGAATTGTATGATTTGGAAAAAGATCCTGGTGAAATGGTAAACCTCATCAACAATCCAGCATATCAAAAAGTAGTAACTCAACTTCGAAAAGAACTTGAAAAACAAAAAATAAAATACAAATACAATACTGACAGAGACTGGTGGCTAAGAACACAAGTTCCTAAGAAGAAATAA
- a CDS encoding ATP-binding protein produces MKHYNNPFFLHFITLLCVYFTGFSQYVKRLDTKEGIINGTINVFEKDSLGYLWIGSDKGINRFSGVEFKKYDLETITSSESTGIVDIINLNGTIYMISPNGYLIKYLYKFDSFEKVLHIDKKRFLSIAKLQDDKIVIGLDTGLLIYNTTSKKKSEIFYPETNFNRKVLVKNNTVFSATGKGCFVYNYDTKTNKLIFSDRILEKNDIINIALDAKNRLWIGTEVGGLFIKDNNEIKPIVIDEILKKTYAIRKIKFDNQNNALVAIDRLGLFVIDENLKITSSFSHNVDNANSISQNSIYEIFVDKLNAYWIGLREGGINIIYQKDNIFQQITHELNNPNSINNNSVRAVYESENGDLWFGTENGISKFGDKKWTNYNKNPKLYNTAVLAINEYQNELLIGTYGEGILKFNPKEETVSLPNLEPKVPLQFIFNLVVFGENLWVSGSDGPLMHYHQNKLISKYAIGLVRAIVQGYDDIYYAGTSNGFFEINDRNKSVRKLKGDFFNNINEIQSLHFDQLNNAIWIGSTNGLYKFNLSDETIENSSEDSKKEIGTVFSIKKDNMHRLFLGTISGLWMYQIKTKLFRKYNDQDGLIIEEFGLGASTKLKDGRFAFGGPNGAIIFQPIELEKDRPINDIFLGNFQINGKKPDTISLKKNINFLDEIELEFDQNSISFNFETIKFHGSKRNKFEYQLHGFDEKSKTIYGNEKITYSNLAPGNYRLLAKGFNAEGVQGDKELVLKITVKKPFWKTAVAIISYFIIICFFIYLIYRVTKANIRKRTDEDRIKFFIEVAHDIRTPVSLIQLLVKQLTNQENTKKSIELIQRNTENLNEYVTQLLDFQKIDRNQLKLSVTKVDLSECLANVVKDFTPILQERSLDIQMDVKNIPVWFDKVKMTRIFYNLISNAIKYSEDGGQIDIKAYVKNNNLSIEFIDTGIGIPEKQQELVFKRFTRGTNVSNKGIPGTGIGLMLSKKIIELHGGKILLESKENIGSKFTIVLPYGTEHYKQGELKTEIQKATSEKSVDNLIQEDKVILLIEDTEELRKAIKNELDKQYTVLEASNGKEGLLIALSKNPDLIITDVMMPEMNGKELCNLLKTNFKTSHIPIIMLTALVDIDDKLKGLETGADAYVEKPFNLEILKVTIQNLIKSRENIHRLLDDKEVEKQLTPDERFLSDVIEMIKSNLHSKDFSIDNLSENMGLSRSNLFRKLKGLIQMSPSDLIIKIKLSHAEELMKNKPNTRISDIAYESGFQDPKYFSTIFKKYYGQTPKEFIDSQ; encoded by the coding sequence ATGAAACACTACAACAATCCTTTTTTTCTGCATTTCATTACTTTATTGTGTGTTTACTTTACAGGTTTTTCTCAATATGTTAAAAGACTTGATACCAAAGAAGGCATAATAAACGGTACTATCAATGTTTTTGAAAAAGACAGCCTTGGGTACCTTTGGATTGGATCAGACAAAGGAATCAATAGATTTTCGGGTGTTGAATTTAAAAAGTATGATTTAGAAACAATTACTTCTTCTGAAAGTACAGGAATTGTTGATATTATAAATTTGAATGGAACCATTTACATGATTAGCCCTAATGGTTACCTCATCAAATATTTATACAAATTTGACTCTTTTGAAAAAGTGTTACACATTGATAAAAAACGATTTTTATCAATTGCAAAACTACAAGATGATAAAATAGTGATTGGTCTGGACACAGGACTTTTGATTTACAATACAACTTCCAAAAAGAAATCTGAAATTTTTTACCCTGAAACCAATTTCAACAGAAAAGTATTGGTAAAAAACAATACCGTTTTTTCTGCTACTGGAAAAGGATGTTTTGTATATAACTATGATACCAAAACAAATAAACTCATTTTTTCTGATAGAATTTTAGAGAAAAATGACATCATCAATATTGCCTTAGATGCTAAAAATAGACTTTGGATTGGAACCGAAGTTGGCGGACTTTTCATCAAAGATAACAATGAGATAAAACCAATTGTAATTGATGAAATTCTGAAAAAAACGTATGCTATCAGAAAAATTAAATTCGATAATCAAAACAATGCTCTTGTTGCTATTGATAGATTGGGTCTTTTTGTGATAGATGAAAATTTGAAAATAACTTCGTCTTTTAGTCATAATGTTGACAATGCCAATAGCATCAGCCAAAACAGTATTTATGAAATTTTTGTAGATAAATTAAATGCCTATTGGATTGGTTTAAGAGAAGGTGGCATCAATATTATTTATCAAAAAGACAATATTTTTCAGCAAATAACGCATGAATTGAACAATCCAAACAGTATCAACAATAATAGTGTGAGAGCTGTTTACGAATCTGAAAATGGTGATTTATGGTTTGGAACGGAAAATGGTATTAGTAAATTTGGTGATAAAAAATGGACAAACTACAACAAAAATCCTAAGTTATACAACACTGCTGTATTGGCTATTAATGAATATCAAAACGAACTTTTGATAGGAACTTATGGCGAAGGAATTTTAAAATTTAATCCGAAAGAAGAAACAGTAAGTTTACCTAATTTAGAACCCAAAGTACCTTTACAATTTATTTTTAACCTCGTTGTTTTTGGTGAAAATTTGTGGGTTTCTGGTAGTGATGGCCCATTAATGCACTATCATCAAAATAAATTAATCAGCAAATATGCCATTGGTTTGGTTAGAGCAATTGTACAAGGTTATGATGATATTTATTATGCAGGCACTAGTAATGGCTTTTTTGAGATTAATGATCGTAACAAAAGTGTTCGAAAACTAAAAGGTGATTTTTTTAACAATATCAATGAAATACAAAGTTTGCATTTTGATCAATTGAATAATGCAATCTGGATTGGAAGTACGAACGGTTTGTACAAATTTAATTTGAGTGATGAAACTATTGAAAACAGTAGTGAAGATTCAAAAAAAGAAATTGGCACTGTTTTTTCCATCAAAAAAGACAATATGCATCGCTTGTTTTTAGGGACCATTTCTGGACTTTGGATGTATCAAATCAAAACCAAATTATTTAGAAAATATAATGATCAAGATGGTTTAATAATTGAAGAATTTGGTTTGGGCGCTTCTACAAAACTAAAAGATGGTCGTTTTGCATTTGGTGGTCCTAATGGCGCTATCATTTTTCAACCCATTGAATTAGAAAAAGATCGCCCAATCAATGATATTTTTCTTGGTAATTTTCAAATCAATGGAAAAAAACCTGATACAATTTCACTCAAAAAAAACATCAATTTTTTAGATGAAATTGAACTTGAATTTGATCAAAACTCCATTTCTTTCAATTTTGAAACCATCAAATTTCATGGCTCTAAAAGAAATAAATTTGAATATCAATTGCATGGATTTGACGAAAAATCAAAAACCATTTATGGCAATGAAAAAATCACCTATTCTAATTTAGCACCTGGTAACTATCGATTATTGGCAAAAGGTTTCAATGCTGAAGGCGTTCAAGGAGACAAAGAATTAGTATTAAAAATCACCGTTAAAAAACCATTTTGGAAAACAGCAGTTGCCATCATCAGCTATTTTATCATCATTTGTTTTTTCATTTATTTGATTTATAGAGTTACTAAAGCAAACATTAGAAAACGGACTGATGAAGATCGCATCAAATTTTTTATTGAAGTTGCACATGATATTAGAACACCAGTTTCACTAATTCAATTATTGGTGAAACAATTGACCAATCAAGAAAACACCAAGAAATCAATTGAATTGATTCAAAGAAACACTGAAAATTTGAATGAATATGTAACTCAATTATTAGATTTTCAAAAAATTGATAGAAATCAGTTGAAACTTTCGGTTACAAAAGTTGATTTGAGCGAATGTTTGGCAAATGTGGTGAAAGATTTTACACCCATTTTACAAGAACGATCTTTGGATATTCAGATGGATGTTAAAAACATTCCTGTTTGGTTTGATAAGGTAAAAATGACTCGAATTTTTTACAACCTGATTTCAAATGCCATAAAATACAGTGAAGATGGAGGTCAAATTGACATAAAAGCGTATGTAAAAAACAACAATTTATCCATTGAATTTATAGATACTGGAATTGGAATTCCCGAAAAACAGCAAGAACTCGTTTTTAAAAGATTTACACGTGGAACTAATGTTTCTAACAAAGGAATTCCTGGAACTGGCATTGGATTGATGCTCTCCAAAAAAATAATTGAATTGCATGGAGGAAAAATATTGTTGGAAAGTAAAGAAAATATTGGATCGAAATTTACCATTGTTTTGCCTTATGGCACTGAGCATTACAAGCAAGGAGAATTAAAAACCGAGATTCAAAAAGCAACTTCAGAAAAATCGGTTGATAATTTAATTCAAGAGGACAAGGTAATTTTATTGATAGAAGATACTGAAGAATTGCGAAAAGCCATCAAAAACGAATTGGATAAACAATATACTGTTTTAGAGGCTTCAAACGGAAAAGAGGGTTTGCTAATTGCACTATCTAAAAATCCTGATTTGATCATTACGGATGTTATGATGCCAGAAATGAATGGCAAAGAATTGTGTAACTTACTGAAAACCAACTTCAAAACAAGCCATATTCCTATAATTATGTTAACGGCATTGGTTGATATTGACGATAAATTAAAAGGATTGGAAACTGGTGCTGATGCGTATGTTGAGAAACCGTTCAATTTAGAAATATTAAAAGTTACCATTCAGAATTTAATCAAATCAAGAGAAAATATTCATCGTCTTTTAGATGATAAAGAAGTAGAAAAACAACTTACGCCTGATGAACGATTTTTATCTGATGTAATTGAAATGATAAAATCTAATTTACACTCCAAAGATTTTTCGATAGACAATTTGAGCGAAAATATGGGATTGAGTAGATCAAATTTATTCAGAAAATTAAAAGGATTGATACAAATGTCACCTTCTGATTTGATTATAAAAATTAAACTAAGCCATGCTGAAGAATTAATGAAAAACAAACCAAATACTCGAATTTCAGACATTGCGTATGAATCTGGCTTTCAAGACCCAAAGTACTTCAGTACAATTTTCAAAAAATATTACGGACAAACTCCCAAAGAATTTATAGACTCACAGTAA
- a CDS encoding sodium:solute symporter, which yields MQTNFITDGPSWVNGLSWADIFIIVLYFLFIVYLGVKYSKSGDEKSYFLAGRGMSWSVIGFSLFAASISSSTLIGQAGDAYSTGIAVFNYNLVSVLVMIFFAWFILPFYIKSKIFTIPEFLEKRFSVASRYYFSAITIVVNIFLDAAGSLYAAAMVMKIVFPEASLLTLSIVFAIVVAAYTIPGGLSAAIRVDLMQGIFLLVGSIVLTFYATKNGGVEYVKELFASGDTMMKLVRDNNDASVPWLGMLLGIPILGMFFWGNNQQLVQRVLTAKSIDEGRKGVLLVGFLTMLTLFLIIIPGVMAIKLFPNLPKPDMVYPKLIMELLPNVLIGFMIAAMVAALTSSLSGLLNSVATLFTMDFYDKFYPESSSKKKVRVGKIVSLTVLIIAVMWAPQIGKQFGTLLKYYQEMLSVMAPPIVAAFMLGIFWKRTNATGAFVGLIAGVLLGVINIIYKLQVGTSIFGEMHFLITVPFYFSWSILVMVVVSLLTKKPPLVKTDQLTFTMKEFNEETLALKSQPLLANYRFWSYLLIAFCFIILIIFW from the coding sequence ATGCAAACAAACTTTATTACTGATGGTCCAAGTTGGGTAAATGGTTTATCCTGGGCTGATATATTCATCATTGTTTTATATTTTTTATTCATTGTTTATTTGGGTGTAAAATATAGCAAAAGTGGGGATGAAAAATCCTACTTTTTGGCTGGAAGAGGCATGAGTTGGAGTGTCATTGGTTTTTCGTTGTTTGCAGCAAGTATTTCGAGTTCTACTTTGATAGGTCAAGCTGGAGATGCATACAGCACAGGAATTGCAGTATTCAATTACAACCTAGTTTCTGTATTGGTAATGATCTTTTTTGCTTGGTTTATTTTGCCATTTTACATCAAATCTAAAATTTTTACGATTCCTGAATTTTTAGAAAAACGTTTCAGTGTTGCTTCACGATACTATTTTTCTGCAATCACCATTGTTGTTAATATATTTTTAGATGCAGCTGGTTCTTTGTATGCTGCAGCAATGGTAATGAAAATTGTATTTCCTGAAGCTTCATTATTAACGCTTTCTATTGTTTTTGCGATCGTTGTTGCTGCATATACCATTCCTGGTGGACTTTCAGCAGCCATTAGAGTAGATTTGATGCAAGGAATTTTCTTACTCGTTGGCTCTATTGTTTTGACATTTTATGCTACAAAAAATGGTGGAGTTGAATACGTGAAAGAACTTTTTGCTAGTGGTGATACCATGATGAAACTAGTCAGAGACAATAATGATGCCTCTGTACCTTGGTTGGGTATGCTTTTAGGAATCCCAATTTTAGGAATGTTCTTTTGGGGAAATAACCAGCAATTGGTTCAAAGAGTTTTAACTGCAAAATCTATTGATGAAGGAAGAAAAGGAGTTCTTTTGGTTGGATTTTTAACCATGTTAACCTTGTTTTTAATCATCATTCCTGGAGTAATGGCTATCAAATTATTTCCAAACTTGCCAAAGCCAGATATGGTGTATCCAAAATTAATCATGGAATTATTGCCTAATGTTTTGATTGGATTTATGATTGCTGCCATGGTTGCTGCGTTGACATCTTCATTAAGTGGATTGTTAAATTCGGTAGCTACACTTTTCACGATGGACTTTTACGATAAATTTTATCCTGAAAGCTCCTCAAAAAAGAAAGTTAGAGTAGGAAAAATTGTATCATTAACTGTATTAATTATTGCTGTAATGTGGGCACCTCAAATTGGAAAACAGTTTGGGACACTCCTAAAATATTATCAAGAAATGCTTTCGGTAATGGCTCCACCAATTGTAGCGGCTTTTATGTTGGGAATTTTTTGGAAAAGAACCAATGCAACAGGCGCTTTTGTTGGATTGATTGCAGGGGTTTTGTTAGGTGTAATCAATATTATTTACAAACTGCAAGTAGGCACCTCAATTTTTGGTGAAATGCACTTTTTAATTACAGTGCCATTTTATTTTTCTTGGAGTATTTTAGTGATGGTTGTTGTGAGTTTGTTAACCAAAAAACCGCCTTTGGTTAAAACGGATCAATTAACATTTACGATGAAAGAATTTAATGAAGAAACACTGGCTTTAAAAAGTCAACCATTACTAGCAAACTACCGTTTCTGGTCTTATCTATTAATCGCATTTTGTTTTATAATTTTAATAATTTTCTGGTAA
- a CDS encoding T9SS type A sorting domain-containing protein, with the protein MIQLLNNKQAASFVVLFFTFFTSLAQLSIVSNQNIDFSNAVTTTKSGNWSDATVWSNGQVPTANTDVIINDNHTVYIDIQGTSSGVVVDLCKNLNVKPKAVLRMGHNQASFEKDLRINGNILCDGTFSSGRNLPGSSGDGSLYSLNSRIFLNLTSNVTYISGSGYFNPRVLSIASADGEKNVIIDLYNMTLDDNFVIRSNHKVNVSIEHFAYVRIKKVLGLTGSTHEFSSTTAKSSLTIKGIVVTNDVSLFTRNTNVGETTSLTIENQGVLYTQLINNNVTRAAAVAGFNFTINSGGLFRLGENTTIESVTSNNPNFTFVNNGEVRKHYLATQSSKETITAKIDEFDPSKGASVPQIKDIFGASHIAGWYNFTDRPYLLEGLDVYKDFGATSFKTTLTAQNGNMESAYHFNHTWPNFNNLKDVAQHQHVDSLFKRTHIKRHTFWTTTKNQSFYQDGPDLNHDRYLDQEQQFYDLTKHLLETYGSMDKTFVYQNWEGDWMLRGQGVLWENDVNLIPDDVDWKIEGMARLFRARQRGVERARSEHTNASAKVFHAIEFNKLWMLKNGVRMTMMQNNTPSVLGNVIPATRIDLSSWSAYDGGWFDSNNPLGHAMWKGLEVARYYTNETKEMNTNFPVQIGEFGINENPSFYEGIQNPTGITNRYTRYIGVALGLGIPNFYVWNLYGNDKAGPDGFTWEKNTQYNRDFLNQWLVGKWMKKPDGNWGVAANFLRQQWANSLSISDISKNDESFVLYPNPNNGIFKINQLENNERVSIIDITGKTVKTFINVQNEQELNVNQLTKGLYLVLIKNKNQSIVTRKIIIN; encoded by the coding sequence ATGATACAGCTATTGAACAATAAACAAGCTGCATCATTTGTAGTTTTGTTTTTTACTTTCTTTACTTCGCTTGCGCAATTATCAATTGTTAGCAATCAAAATATCGATTTTTCAAACGCTGTAACAACAACCAAAAGTGGTAATTGGAGTGATGCAACAGTTTGGAGTAATGGACAAGTGCCTACTGCAAATACAGATGTCATCATCAATGATAATCATACAGTTTATATTGATATTCAAGGAACAAGTTCAGGAGTTGTGGTAGATTTATGCAAAAACCTAAACGTAAAACCCAAAGCTGTTTTACGAATGGGACACAATCAAGCTAGTTTCGAAAAAGATTTACGCATCAATGGAAATATTTTATGTGATGGTACTTTTTCTTCAGGAAGAAATCTTCCAGGAAGTTCAGGTGATGGAAGTTTGTATTCTTTAAACAGTCGTATTTTTTTAAATCTAACTAGCAATGTAACCTACATTTCTGGCTCAGGATATTTCAATCCAAGAGTGCTAAGTATTGCAAGCGCTGATGGTGAAAAAAATGTCATCATTGATTTATACAACATGACACTTGATGATAATTTTGTAATTAGATCTAATCACAAAGTCAATGTTTCTATCGAACATTTTGCTTACGTAAGAATAAAAAAAGTGTTGGGTTTAACAGGAAGTACACACGAATTTAGTTCAACTACCGCAAAATCAAGCCTTACCATCAAAGGAATTGTAGTTACCAATGATGTGAGTCTGTTTACAAGAAACACCAATGTTGGTGAAACAACTTCACTTACTATCGAAAATCAAGGTGTTTTGTATACACAACTCATCAACAACAATGTGACTAGAGCTGCTGCTGTTGCAGGATTTAATTTCACCATAAATTCAGGCGGATTATTTCGTTTAGGAGAGAATACAACTATAGAAAGTGTCACATCAAACAACCCAAATTTTACTTTCGTGAATAATGGAGAGGTTAGAAAACACTACCTAGCAACACAATCAAGTAAAGAAACAATCACTGCAAAAATTGACGAGTTTGACCCAAGTAAAGGGGCTTCTGTTCCTCAAATCAAAGATATTTTTGGAGCAAGTCACATTGCTGGATGGTATAATTTTACTGACAGACCTTATTTGTTAGAAGGTTTGGATGTATATAAAGATTTTGGAGCAACCTCTTTTAAAACTACCCTAACTGCCCAAAATGGAAATATGGAATCTGCCTATCATTTTAATCATACTTGGCCGAATTTTAATAATCTAAAAGATGTTGCTCAACATCAACATGTAGATTCTTTATTCAAAAGAACTCACATCAAAAGACATACTTTTTGGACAACCACCAAAAACCAATCGTTTTATCAAGATGGTCCTGATTTAAATCACGATAGATATTTAGATCAAGAACAACAATTCTATGATTTAACAAAACATCTTCTTGAAACTTATGGATCAATGGACAAAACCTTTGTATACCAAAACTGGGAAGGTGACTGGATGTTGAGAGGTCAAGGTGTTTTATGGGAAAATGATGTGAACTTAATTCCTGATGATGTTGATTGGAAAATAGAAGGAATGGCTCGTTTGTTCAGAGCCAGACAAAGAGGTGTAGAACGTGCCAGAAGTGAGCATACCAATGCCAGTGCAAAAGTTTTTCATGCTATAGAATTCAATAAACTTTGGATGTTAAAAAATGGTGTAAGAATGACCATGATGCAAAACAACACGCCTAGTGTTTTAGGAAATGTCATACCTGCAACAAGAATTGATTTATCTTCTTGGTCAGCCTATGATGGTGGATGGTTTGATAGCAATAATCCTCTTGGGCATGCCATGTGGAAAGGTTTAGAAGTGGCTCGTTATTACACCAATGAAACCAAAGAAATGAATACCAATTTCCCTGTGCAAATTGGTGAATTTGGGATCAATGAAAATCCTTCATTTTATGAGGGAATTCAAAATCCTACAGGAATTACAAACAGATACACAAGATATATTGGTGTGGCTTTAGGACTTGGAATTCCGAACTTTTATGTTTGGAATTTGTATGGAAATGACAAAGCAGGTCCTGATGGTTTTACTTGGGAAAAAAACACACAATACAATAGAGATTTCCTCAATCAATGGTTGGTAGGTAAATGGATGAAAAAACCTGATGGAAATTGGGGAGTTGCTGCCAACTTTTTAAGACAACAATGGGCAAATTCATTATCTATCTCTGATATTTCTAAGAATGATGAGAGCTTTGTATTATATCCAAATCCAAATAATGGAATTTTTAAAATAAATCAATTAGAAAACAACGAACGTGTTTCCATTATTGATATTACAGGGAAAACAGTGAAAACATTTATAAATGTACAAAACGAACAAGAACTCAATGTAAATCAATTAACAAAAGGCTTGTATTTGGTGCTCATCAAAAATAAAAATCAATCAATCGTAACAAGAAAAATAATAATCAACTAA
- a CDS encoding glycosidase encodes MKLKKFEGNPILVPNPKNDWENLVVCNPGVYYDNGKFYMLYRAAGDDEGHVIRFGLATSEDGFHFERVSDEPVLGPSEQGPDMGCIEDARIIKFDDYYYVTYAFRPFPPGQYWKFRHDEVLTENHGDHAPHFIKKNMANSALAMTKDFKNWIKLGRITDSNLDDRDVILFPEKINGKYAMLHRPKEWINGDYGVTKPAVWLRFSDDMLVWKEPSTMIIGGIDGGWEEKVGGSTPPLRTDKGWLVLYHGVENGGLGYYRVGCVMLDLEDPTKVLGRTKDFIMEPEFDYEIEGYYKGCVFPTGNMIIDDTLYVYYGGADKYIGVATCNVHELIDFTLNQ; translated from the coding sequence ATGAAACTCAAAAAATTTGAAGGAAATCCAATCTTAGTTCCAAACCCAAAGAATGATTGGGAAAATTTAGTCGTTTGTAATCCTGGTGTTTACTATGACAATGGAAAATTTTATATGCTTTATAGAGCTGCAGGTGATGATGAAGGACACGTAATTCGTTTTGGTTTGGCAACAAGTGAAGATGGGTTTCATTTTGAGAGAGTTTCTGATGAGCCAGTTTTAGGCCCGAGTGAACAAGGTCCTGATATGGGTTGTATTGAAGATGCACGAATTATTAAATTTGATGATTATTATTATGTAACTTATGCTTTTAGACCTTTTCCTCCTGGACAATATTGGAAATTTAGACATGATGAAGTTTTAACTGAAAATCATGGTGATCACGCGCCACATTTTATCAAAAAAAATATGGCAAACTCTGCTTTGGCAATGACTAAAGATTTTAAAAATTGGATAAAATTAGGCAGAATCACTGATTCTAATTTGGATGATAGAGATGTGATTTTATTTCCTGAAAAAATTAATGGAAAATATGCCATGTTACACCGTCCAAAAGAATGGATTAATGGAGATTATGGTGTTACAAAACCTGCAGTATGGTTGCGTTTTAGCGATGATATGTTAGTATGGAAAGAACCTAGTACCATGATTATTGGTGGTATTGATGGTGGATGGGAAGAAAAAGTTGGTGGTAGCACTCCCCCATTAAGAACCGATAAAGGTTGGTTGGTTTTATATCATGGCGTTGAAAATGGTGGCTTAGGATATTACAGAGTTGGTTGTGTGATGTTAGATTTAGAAGATCCAACAAAAGTATTGGGTAGAACCAAAGATTTCATCATGGAACCTGAATTTGATTATGAAATAGAGGGTTATTACAAAGGATGTGTGTTCCCAACAGGAAACATGATTATTGATGATACGCTTTATGTATATTATGGTGGAGCTGATAAATATATTGGCGTGGCAACTTGCAATGTCCATGAATTGATCGATTTTACACTTAATCAATAA